The following are from one region of the Halarcobacter sp. genome:
- a CDS encoding amino acid ABC transporter permease: protein MARKESWTQNKNLGHIIAVGFYLLIGYFFYMAASNMNYVWKWNSVPKYFAYEETITIEAPVDGKLLFENNKYFIDGDERVELTKLDSSFSFDYEVGEKVYSGDYLATKKEMRAGPVLNGLWITLKISFFAAILTFVIGVVVAFMKLSSYQFLKDIATVYITIVRGTPLLVQIFLFYFIVANIFELDRFVAGVLSLGIFFGAYMAEILRGAIQSIDKGQEEAASSLGITKFQAMRYIILPQAFKRALPTLVGEMIALVKDSSLVSVISITDLTKVGKEIVANTFSPFETWIVVALLYLTITSTLSFIGHKIEKRMAEKGGMS, encoded by the coding sequence ATGGCTAGAAAAGAATCATGGACACAAAATAAAAACCTAGGGCATATTATTGCCGTAGGTTTTTACCTACTTATAGGGTATTTCTTTTATATGGCAGCTTCAAACATGAATTATGTTTGGAAGTGGAATTCTGTTCCTAAATATTTTGCATATGAGGAAACTATTACTATAGAAGCTCCAGTAGATGGAAAACTACTGTTTGAAAATAACAAATATTTCATTGATGGTGATGAAAGAGTAGAATTAACAAAATTAGATAGTAGTTTTTCATTTGATTATGAAGTTGGTGAGAAAGTTTATTCGGGTGATTATCTTGCTACAAAAAAAGAGATGAGAGCAGGTCCTGTATTAAATGGGCTTTGGATAACACTTAAAATCTCATTTTTTGCTGCAATTTTGACTTTTGTAATAGGTGTTGTTGTTGCATTTATGAAACTATCCTCATATCAGTTTTTAAAAGATATAGCTACTGTTTATATTACAATAGTTAGAGGTACTCCACTTCTTGTTCAAATATTCTTGTTTTACTTTATTGTTGCAAATATTTTTGAGTTAGATAGGTTTGTAGCTGGGGTATTATCTCTTGGAATTTTCTTTGGTGCTTATATGGCAGAGATTTTAAGAGGGGCAATTCAGTCTATAGACAAGGGTCAAGAAGAAGCAGCAAGTTCTTTAGGGATTACGAAATTTCAAGCTATGAGATATATTATTTTACCTCAAGCTTTTAAAAGAGCTTTACCAACATTAGTTGGTGAGATGATTGCTTTAGTAAAAGATTCATCTTTGGTTTCAGTTATCTCTATTACAGATTTAACAAAAGTTGGTAAAGAGATAGTTGCAAATACTTTCTCTCCTTTTGAAACTTGGATTGTTGTTGCACTTTTATATCTTACAATAACTTCTACATTAAGTTTCATCGGTCATAAAATAGAAAAAAGAATGGCTGAAAAAGGCGGAATGAGTTAA